TTAGGCCCGGTCCAAACTGTTTATGCTCCGGGACCTGCTTTTTGTCAGCCTCAAACCATCGTGAGATACTCAGCTCCGGTTCCCACTCAAACTTACGTGAAATATCAAGTTCCATGCCAGACCAGAACCTACGTGAAGTGCCCAGCTCCCTGCCAGACATATGTGAAATGCCCACCTCCCTGCCAGACATACGTGAAGTGCCCAGCCCCATGCCAGACAACCTGTGTGAAGTGCCCAGCCCCATGCCAAACGACCTGTGTCAAATGCCCAGCTCCCTGCCAGACTCAGACGTATTATGTCCAGTATCCAGCGCCTAGCCAGACCTACTACGCTCAGGCTTCTTCAGGTGGTTCAGGTTCTCAGGGCGGTGCTCCTGACCCATGCTCTGCTCCCTGTTCCATGAGCTACTGCTGTTTGGCTCCCAGGACCTTTGGGGTGAGTCCTCTGAGACGCTGGGTCCAGCGGCCCCAAGGATGGAACACCGGATCTTCCAGCTGCTGTGAGGATTCTGGGTGCTGTAGCTCTGGAGGCTGTGGAGGCTGCAGCTCTGGAGGCTGTGGCTCTGGAGGCTGTGGAGGTTGCGGCTGTGGCTCTGGATGCTGCTGTTTGGGAATTATTCCCATGAGGTCCCGAGGTCCTGCATGCTGTGACAGTGGGGATGATTGCTGCTGTTAAGTACAAAGGGACAGCTCTGCTTCCAAAATTCACCTCCTGCTATGTTTTCTGAACCCACCCATCCTCAGCCTCCGTCAGCTCCCCTGGCCCTCCTTACTTGACCCCTTTATCAAGGCATCCTGCCAGAGTTAGCATAACCCCCAAACTCTGGCATGAATAAAGCTCCTAATGCAGGCACGTTGGCTCCTGTTGACTTCTTTGCTCGGTGTTCATGTTTCCCAGTGCAGACCCTCGTGTTCCTCCTCTGGCCCTTGGTTTTCAGCTACTCAACGAAAGCTCCTAAAGGACAGCACAAGTAGATTAAGCTGGCGAACTCCCGGTCCGGGATACACACACATTCTAGAACGCTGTGAATAGTTTCAATATAGTTAAGGAGGGGGTCTGTAGACTCTGAGTTTGACGtctgcttctttccttttctgactaATCTGCAGGCGTTGGGTCACATGTCCTTAAGGAGGTGTGGATTTGGTTATTGTTGTTATGCaatctttgagtttctcttccgGATGCTGGAGAGCTGTTAGAATCAGATCTCAGGAGCATCATAAGATGGTACTGCTACCGTGAAAATGGTTTGATACTGGCCggctttgtgtatttttttcatttattaggCGTTTCTTCTTTAGGATATGGGATATAGGCCTGAGGCAAGGACTCTGCTGAACACAGACAGTGTTCAGGTCAGCCCTGACAGCAAGAAAGATCTCCAAGGTTGAGGGGTAAAGGGGACAATCTTGCATTTGCTGTTGGGAGTacaagctggcacagccccttcgatatcagtatggcaatttcccagaaaattaggaaacaaccttccttaagacgcagcaataccacttctgggtatatatccaaaagatgctcacaaggtcatgtgctcaactatgttcatagaagcattgtttgtcatagccagaatctggaaacaatctaaatgcctcttgactgaagaatgaataaggaaaatgtggtatatttacacagcaaaaaaaaatgacatcttgaaatttgcagacaaatggatggagctagaaaacatcatattgagtgaggtaacccagactcagaaagacaattatcatatgtactcactaataagtggtttttaaacataaagcaaagaagaccagcctacaaatcacaatcccagagaacctagacaacaatgaggaccctaagagggacatacatagatctaatctaatctacatgggaagtagaaaaaaagaagatctccttagtaaattgggagcatggggaccttcaccttgggggagggttgaaggggaggggagaggcagggaagggagcagagaaaaatgtagaactcaataaaatcaacaaaaaagagaaagatctcCAAGAGGAAGGAGAACTTTGTGTGACAGGCATCCTAGCTCTGAGGCCAGGTTCCCATTATCCTTAGCACTCAGTTGTGGATGATTGGGAATGACTTTTATG
The nucleotide sequence above comes from Microtus pennsylvanicus isolate mMicPen1 chromosome 7, mMicPen1.hap1, whole genome shotgun sequence. Encoded proteins:
- the Kplce gene encoding protein KPLCE isoform X1 — its product is MCDQQKQPQFLPSCVKGSGLGAGQGGSGAFGKGQVLGPVQTVYAPGPAFCQPQTIVRYSAPVPTQTYVKYQVPCQTRTYVKCPAPCQTYVKCPPPCQTYVKCPAPCQTTCVKCPAPCQTTCVKCPAPCQTQTYYVQYPAPSQTYYAQASSGGSGSQGGAPDPCSAPCSMSYCCLAPRTFGVSPLRRWVQRPQGWNTGSSSCCEDSGCCSSGGCGGCSSGGCGSGGCGGCGCGSGCCCLGIIPMRSRGPACCDSGDDCCC
- the Kplce gene encoding protein KPLCE isoform X2, whose translation is MCDQQKQPQFLPSCVKGSGLGAGQGGSGASVYAPGPAFCQPQTIVRYSAPVPTQTYVKYQVPCQTRTYVKCPAPCQTYVKCPPPCQTYVKCPAPCQTTCVKCPAPCQTTCVKCPAPCQTQTYYVQYPAPSQTYYAQASSGGSGSQGGAPDPCSAPCSMSYCCLAPRTFGVSPLRRWVQRPQGWNTGSSSCCEDSGCCSSGGCGGCSSGGCGSGGCGGCGCGSGCCCLGIIPMRSRGPACCDSGDDCCC